From a single Microcoleus sp. FACHB-672 genomic region:
- the sppA gene encoding signal peptide peptidase SppA translates to MRDFLKYTFASLVGSLLGLVLLSSLGIGGLIFLIIAASSQESGPKIEDKSVLVFDLSTEIRDTKPSSSTSQAIQEALSDEESDSITLRTVLDSLDQATKDKRIVALYLQGSSNGNSNGLATLREVREALEKFRAAGKQIIAYDDDWTEGEYYLASVANKVVVNPLGTMELNGFSSQTMFVTGALNKYGVGVQVVRVGKYKAAVEPVERTQMSPENKQQTQKFLNDFWGEFRTSVGKNRQLTPNQIQTLADTQGLFMPKEAQQRKLVDKVAYFDEVVAELKKLGGTDKEDKTFRQINLTTYAKANETRKELTNNSKNTIAIVYAEGEIVDGQGGVTEVGGDRLAKQLRQLRLDKDVKAVVLRVNSPGGSATASEVIQREVKLTRKEKPIVVSMGNVAASGGYWISTDADRIFAEPTTITGSIGVFGMLLNVQQLANNNGITWDVVKTARYADSRTNARPKTEQELAVYRKMVQQVYDQFLTKVAESRKIPKQTVNEIAQGRVWSGLEAKRIGLVDQMGGIQDAIAEAAKLAKLGDKWQVEEYPKTRTFEQRIVQKLIGAHISSTPVKPDPLTLEWKKLQQELTIFTSLNDPRGIYARLPYNFRIE, encoded by the coding sequence ATGCGCGATTTCCTAAAGTACACCTTTGCGAGTTTAGTAGGAAGCCTGCTAGGACTCGTGCTGCTCTCCAGTTTGGGGATCGGGGGACTGATATTTTTAATCATTGCCGCCTCCTCCCAAGAATCCGGGCCAAAAATCGAAGACAAATCCGTGTTAGTTTTCGACTTGTCTACAGAGATTAGAGATACTAAGCCCAGTTCCTCCACCAGTCAAGCGATTCAAGAAGCACTTTCTGATGAAGAAAGCGACTCAATTACCCTGCGTACCGTTCTCGACAGTTTAGATCAAGCCACCAAGGATAAACGCATCGTCGCGCTTTACCTGCAAGGTAGTAGCAACGGCAATAGCAACGGCTTAGCAACCCTCAGAGAAGTTAGAGAAGCCTTAGAAAAATTTCGAGCTGCCGGTAAACAAATTATTGCCTATGACGACGACTGGACAGAAGGAGAATACTACCTCGCTTCCGTTGCCAATAAAGTTGTCGTCAATCCCCTCGGCACAATGGAACTCAACGGTTTCAGTTCCCAAACCATGTTCGTAACAGGTGCCTTAAATAAATACGGCGTTGGCGTGCAAGTGGTGCGGGTTGGCAAATATAAAGCTGCTGTTGAACCAGTTGAACGCACCCAGATGAGTCCAGAAAACAAACAGCAAACCCAAAAATTCTTGAACGACTTTTGGGGTGAGTTTCGCACGAGTGTGGGTAAAAACCGGCAATTAACCCCAAACCAAATACAAACCCTTGCCGACACCCAAGGCTTATTCATGCCAAAGGAAGCCCAACAACGCAAACTCGTTGATAAAGTCGCTTACTTTGATGAAGTCGTCGCAGAACTTAAGAAACTGGGTGGTACAGACAAAGAAGATAAAACCTTTCGTCAAATTAACCTGACGACCTACGCTAAAGCAAATGAAACCCGTAAAGAACTGACAAACAACTCTAAAAATACGATTGCCATCGTCTACGCTGAAGGTGAAATCGTCGATGGACAAGGCGGAGTGACAGAAGTTGGCGGAGATCGCTTAGCAAAACAATTGCGGCAGTTGCGACTCGATAAAGATGTTAAAGCCGTTGTGCTGCGCGTAAACAGTCCCGGTGGCAGCGCCACAGCGTCCGAAGTCATTCAGCGAGAAGTCAAACTCACCCGCAAAGAAAAGCCGATCGTCGTTTCGATGGGAAACGTCGCTGCCTCCGGTGGCTACTGGATTTCAACCGATGCCGACCGAATTTTTGCCGAACCAACAACCATCACCGGCTCAATCGGCGTATTTGGAATGCTGCTAAATGTTCAACAACTTGCTAATAACAATGGCATCACTTGGGATGTTGTAAAAACTGCCCGCTATGCCGATTCTCGAACCAACGCCCGTCCTAAAACTGAGCAAGAACTCGCGGTTTATCGCAAGATGGTGCAGCAAGTTTACGATCAATTTCTTACAAAAGTAGCCGAATCGCGGAAAATCCCGAAACAAACCGTTAATGAAATTGCTCAAGGGCGCGTTTGGTCGGGTTTAGAAGCCAAGAGAATAGGCTTAGTTGATCAAATGGGGGGCATCCAAGATGCGATCGCTGAGGCAGCTAAACTCGCCAAGCTGGGAGATAAATGGCAAGTGGAAGAGTATCCTAAAACTCGCACATTTGAACAGCGAATTGTGCAAAAACTAATTGGCGCTCATATTTCCTCAACTCCCGTCAAGCCCGATCCACTCACCCTAGAATGGAAGAAACTTCAGCAAGAGCTAACCATTTTCACCAGCCTCAACGATCCTCGCGGCATTTACGCTCGTTTGCCTTACAACTTTCGCATTGAGTAA
- a CDS encoding helix-turn-helix transcriptional regulator, which produces MEDKQKAKNQILHRLKMHGAQTATTLAEQLLVSPMAIRQHLQTLQAEGWVSYREERRPQGRPVKLWQLTERSGNFFADSHAELMVDLLRGVETVFGPAGLEKLLAERTNRQVQSYTSRLEEVAGSSDWRQRVVVLAQCRSQEGYMAEVIEQPDHSLLLVENHCPINAAARTCQMLCQSELEVFKTLLGPAVSIERIEHIMQGDRRCAYRVMSET; this is translated from the coding sequence ATGGAGGATAAACAAAAAGCGAAAAATCAAATTTTGCATCGATTGAAAATGCACGGAGCGCAAACTGCCACAACTTTAGCAGAACAATTGCTAGTTTCTCCAATGGCAATACGCCAGCATTTACAAACGCTGCAAGCCGAGGGATGGGTGAGTTACCGAGAAGAACGGCGTCCCCAAGGCCGGCCCGTGAAGTTATGGCAGCTGACGGAGCGTTCTGGCAATTTCTTTGCCGATAGCCATGCAGAGTTGATGGTTGACCTACTGAGGGGCGTTGAGACAGTTTTTGGGCCGGCAGGTTTGGAAAAACTGCTAGCAGAACGCACCAACCGACAAGTGCAAAGCTACACATCTCGGTTAGAGGAAGTAGCCGGCAGCAGTGATTGGCGGCAGCGAGTTGTTGTACTCGCCCAGTGTCGCAGCCAAGAAGGCTACATGGCGGAAGTAATCGAACAGCCGGATCACAGCTTGCTTTTAGTGGAAAACCACTGTCCTATCAATGCAGCCGCCCGCACGTGTCAGATGTTGTGCCAATCAGAACTTGAGGTTTTTAAAACCTTGTTAGGGCCGGCAGTCAGCATTGAACGAATCGAACATATTATGCAAGGTGATCGCCGGTGCGCTTACCGCGTGATGAGTGAAACGTAA
- a CDS encoding YdcF family protein — MNPKNRGKLNQAQGYWKNLASRKVLRFILWALLLCLVALTVITGRWLYNNNIALQTAKTGPVDATLVLGGSIHREIYAAELAKLNPQMPVLISQGSRDPCTWLIFQQVKAPIQQVFLEKCAQSTFDNFYFSLPILQQWQVHKVKLITSITHLPRAKWLAQIMLGTHGIWVEFDLVYEKGIPGNRESWLKTGLDVTRGGIWAVISHFKQPQCPAVIPLTSIDMQKWNRQGFKCEVSIRRV; from the coding sequence ATGAATCCAAAAAATAGAGGCAAGCTAAATCAAGCACAAGGCTATTGGAAAAACTTGGCTTCCCGAAAAGTTTTGCGTTTCATTTTGTGGGCTTTACTGTTGTGCCTGGTGGCGTTAACCGTGATCACCGGCAGATGGCTGTATAACAATAACATCGCTCTCCAAACAGCTAAAACCGGCCCGGTGGATGCCACGCTTGTTTTGGGAGGAAGTATTCACCGAGAAATCTATGCGGCTGAACTCGCCAAACTCAATCCCCAAATGCCGGTTTTGATTTCTCAAGGATCGCGAGATCCCTGTACTTGGTTAATCTTTCAACAAGTCAAGGCTCCTATACAACAAGTATTTTTAGAAAAGTGCGCCCAGTCTACATTTGACAACTTTTATTTTTCTCTCCCCATCTTGCAGCAATGGCAGGTTCATAAAGTCAAACTCATTACCTCTATCACTCATCTACCGAGGGCAAAATGGCTGGCGCAGATTATGTTAGGTACTCACGGAATTTGGGTTGAGTTTGATCTGGTATATGAAAAAGGCATTCCAGGAAATCGCGAGTCATGGCTAAAAACCGGCTTAGACGTTACTCGCGGCGGAATTTGGGCCGTTATCAGTCACTTCAAACAGCCACAATGTCCGGCAGTTATCCCGCTCACATCTATAGATATGCAAAAGTGGAATCGTCAGGGTTTCAAGTGTGAGGTGAGTATCAGGCGTGTCTGA
- a CDS encoding DUF2157 domain-containing protein, with product MVSDKFRHQLRHETKLWQAEGLINAELYEQISERYQFDSLETSARNRFIAIVIGVGGILLGLAVITFVAANWQAWSREVRVALLLSLFIGVNAAGFYLWRTPPTSGAQRKRGGGKQRLGEALLLLGAIILGANMALMAQMFHIGGSPYGLYLAWGLGVLAMAYSLRLTSLGVLAILLIGWGYWLNVFDWSAKEFSWLLLLVEHMPVVACLLFVPLAYWCRSRAIFALTAILVIFSLEMSLAQGSSGAPALMAALMCAMPPALLWGYDDTLWPNIHSKLFQPIARNLALFCLAILFYVLAFQWPWQSSSATPIHTQTLLGWSSLLDVALLGGLIVWQWLRLGRQGRKHPSRRGVDLTTNVIACFIAISALIPLFHLSFTPISVLAIFLFNVLLFLLAGGLLREGLALGNRATFWAGITLLALQIVSRLLEYETGLLFKAFVFFLCGIGVIAAGLLFERYSSALTPSQENS from the coding sequence ATGGTTTCAGATAAGTTTCGTCATCAGCTACGCCATGAAACAAAACTGTGGCAAGCTGAGGGATTAATTAATGCCGAATTGTATGAGCAAATATCAGAACGCTATCAATTTGATAGCCTGGAAACTTCCGCTCGCAATCGCTTTATTGCAATTGTCATTGGCGTAGGAGGAATTCTCCTAGGCTTAGCCGTCATCACCTTTGTGGCAGCGAACTGGCAAGCCTGGTCGCGAGAGGTGAGAGTTGCACTGCTGCTGAGTTTATTCATTGGGGTAAATGCAGCCGGCTTCTATTTGTGGCGAACTCCTCCAACCTCTGGGGCACAACGAAAGCGAGGAGGCGGGAAACAGCGGTTGGGCGAGGCATTATTGCTCCTAGGGGCAATTATTCTGGGCGCGAATATGGCCCTGATGGCTCAGATGTTCCATATCGGTGGTTCCCCCTATGGGTTGTATTTAGCCTGGGGTCTAGGCGTGCTAGCAATGGCTTACAGCTTGCGTTTGACTTCTTTAGGCGTCTTAGCAATTCTGTTAATTGGCTGGGGTTATTGGCTGAACGTGTTTGATTGGTCAGCGAAAGAATTTTCTTGGCTGCTGCTGCTAGTCGAACATATGCCGGTGGTGGCTTGCTTGCTGTTTGTGCCACTTGCTTACTGGTGCCGGTCTCGCGCAATTTTTGCCTTAACGGCGATTTTGGTGATTTTTTCCCTAGAAATGTCTCTTGCTCAAGGATCAAGTGGCGCACCGGCTTTAATGGCTGCCCTGATGTGTGCCATGCCACCGGCTCTTTTATGGGGTTATGATGACACCCTTTGGCCCAATATCCATAGCAAATTGTTTCAGCCAATCGCCCGGAATTTAGCACTATTTTGCCTTGCTATTTTGTTTTATGTTTTAGCCTTCCAGTGGCCTTGGCAATCTTCCTCAGCAACACCCATTCATACCCAAACATTATTGGGTTGGAGTTCTCTGCTGGATGTTGCGCTGCTGGGTGGTTTGATTGTCTGGCAATGGCTGCGTTTAGGCCGGCAGGGAAGAAAGCACCCATCTCGTCGGGGAGTGGATTTGACAACCAATGTGATTGCCTGTTTTATTGCCATTAGCGCTTTAATTCCCTTATTTCATTTGAGTTTTACCCCAATTTCTGTGCTGGCAATCTTTCTATTTAATGTGTTGCTGTTTCTATTAGCCGGCGGTTTGCTTCGGGAAGGACTTGCACTTGGAAATCGTGCGACTTTCTGGGCCGGCATTACGCTATTGGCGCTGCAAATTGTGAGCCGACTGCTAGAGTACGAGACCGGCTTATTATTTAAAGCATTTGTCTTCTTCTTGTGCGGGATAGGGGTAATTGCTGCCGGACTTTTGTTTGAGCGCTACTCTTCTGCGTTAACGCCTTCTCAGGAGAATTCTTAA
- a CDS encoding DUF6887 family protein, with amino-acid sequence MSQKDLHDYVLAHRDNKKAFYAYVKKIHKEVNWIEIPALESFSSRFLGMR; translated from the coding sequence ATGAGCCAAAAAGATTTGCATGACTACGTTCTCGCTCATCGAGATAACAAAAAAGCTTTTTATGCTTATGTAAAGAAAATACATAAAGAAGTCAACTGGATTGAAATCCCGGCTTTAGAATCATTTTCGAGTAGGTTCTTAGGCATGAGATAA
- the recJ gene encoding single-stranded-DNA-specific exonuclease RecJ: protein MPEQTQQWQVQPPAQPPAWLLQEIRRHVPESAGHYAAQLLWQRGIRDPKQLAGFLNPQAFQPASPFEFGQEMHSAVERLQQARNNGEKVTIWGDFDADGVTSTAVLWDGLGQFFTQNDRLTYYIPNRLTESHGLNIQGINTLAESRTQLIVTCDTGSTNLAEIEYANQLGIDVIVTDHHTLPADRPPVVAIINPRYLPVGHQMEHLSGVAVAYKLVEALYLTLPAVPQQPLENLLDLVAIGLIADLVQLSGECRYLAKQGIQRLQKQLTERTRPGVAKLLELCKRSGDRPTDISFGIGPRINAVSRIHGDASFCVELLTSQNQQRCEHLAMETELANTRRQSLQKEVTQQVKLRLEQMDLSTTSVIVLVDEQWAAGVLGLVAGQVAQEYGRPTVLLSSVGMEAEGEEESANSRNLGSALHLARGSARSVNQIDLYQLVKAQAHLLHRFGGHPFAAGLSLPVGNIPLFIEAINRQLREQIATLGVPVLQADLVVSVADLGQPLFRELKLLEPCGMGNPAPKLLIQNCWFEKTWHRNNQDLKGRKVQYIKTEFEIWDNSTNVGFPGLWWGHYKEEVPQGRCNAIVELDYNTYKNRYEVRLLAVQSCEASTIQDTGGMSLQILDWRDASISQITSSEYKTEVLPISQCPTSWDELQVWFRQAMYRQQSNQGELPALALAYPPPQTLSPLQIWQQLVGVAKYLSRTDLLVSRRQLCEKLSLSDYTLHLGLETLAKVNFEVIYLAQNLRISQHTQAFAAVADAKVSGAIEQFLAAVQEEQFRRQYFYEVPVSTVQAIANSIADDPLDSHT from the coding sequence ATGCCTGAACAAACTCAACAGTGGCAAGTACAGCCACCGGCACAACCACCCGCCTGGTTACTTCAAGAAATCAGACGCCACGTCCCCGAATCAGCCGGCCACTATGCCGCCCAACTTCTGTGGCAGCGAGGAATTCGAGACCCCAAACAGCTAGCCGGCTTTTTAAATCCGCAAGCATTTCAACCGGCAAGTCCCTTTGAATTCGGGCAAGAAATGCACTCGGCGGTTGAGCGATTGCAACAAGCCAGAAATAACGGGGAAAAAGTTACCATTTGGGGAGACTTTGATGCAGATGGCGTCACCTCAACCGCAGTTTTGTGGGATGGACTTGGCCAGTTTTTTACCCAAAATGACCGGCTAACTTACTACATTCCCAACCGGCTAACCGAATCTCACGGACTCAATATTCAGGGGATTAACACCCTCGCCGAATCTAGAACTCAGTTAATCGTAACCTGTGACACCGGCAGCACAAATTTAGCAGAAATTGAGTATGCGAACCAACTGGGAATTGATGTTATCGTCACCGATCACCACACATTACCGGCAGATCGTCCCCCAGTCGTCGCCATTATCAACCCCCGCTATTTGCCTGTCGGCCATCAAATGGAACATCTCTCAGGCGTGGCAGTGGCATATAAGCTAGTAGAAGCCCTTTATTTAACATTGCCGGCAGTTCCCCAACAGCCATTAGAAAACTTACTCGACTTAGTTGCTATTGGTCTAATTGCGGATCTCGTGCAGCTTTCCGGTGAGTGCCGGTATTTGGCAAAGCAGGGAATTCAACGCTTGCAAAAGCAGCTAACAGAACGAACGCGGCCAGGAGTTGCCAAACTCCTAGAATTATGCAAGCGTAGCGGGGATCGCCCCACAGATATTTCCTTTGGAATTGGCCCGCGAATTAATGCTGTCAGCCGCATTCACGGAGATGCTTCATTTTGTGTGGAATTGCTCACCAGCCAAAATCAGCAACGCTGCGAGCACTTGGCAATGGAAACAGAATTAGCCAATACCAGGCGGCAATCTTTGCAAAAAGAAGTAACCCAGCAAGTGAAATTGCGGCTAGAACAAATGGATCTCTCCACAACCAGTGTCATTGTCTTAGTGGATGAGCAATGGGCGGCTGGTGTGCTGGGTTTAGTTGCCGGTCAAGTGGCACAAGAATACGGGCGTCCCACTGTCCTGTTGAGTTCAGTAGGAATGGAGGCAGAGGGAGAGGAGGAATCGGCGAACAGCCGCAACCTCGGCTCAGCACTCCATCTCGCACGGGGTTCTGCGCGTTCTGTCAATCAAATCGATTTGTACCAGTTGGTGAAAGCTCAAGCACATCTGTTGCACCGATTTGGAGGTCATCCATTTGCAGCAGGCTTGAGCTTGCCGGTGGGGAATATTCCGTTATTTATAGAGGCCATCAACCGACAGCTACGGGAACAGATCGCAACATTAGGAGTGCCGGTGTTACAGGCAGATTTAGTGGTGTCGGTGGCAGATTTAGGCCAACCATTATTTCGTGAGTTGAAACTTTTAGAACCTTGTGGCATGGGGAATCCTGCCCCAAAATTGTTAATTCAAAACTGCTGGTTTGAAAAAACTTGGCACCGCAACAATCAAGATTTAAAAGGGCGAAAAGTTCAGTATATTAAAACCGAGTTTGAAATTTGGGATAACTCAACAAATGTTGGATTTCCTGGCCTCTGGTGGGGACATTACAAAGAAGAAGTTCCTCAAGGCCGGTGTAATGCAATTGTTGAACTTGATTACAACACTTATAAAAATCGCTATGAGGTACGGTTGCTGGCGGTGCAATCCTGTGAAGCTAGCACCATTCAGGATACCGGCGGAATGTCTCTTCAAATTTTGGACTGGCGGGATGCGTCAATTTCTCAAATTACCAGTTCTGAATATAAAACAGAAGTTTTACCAATATCTCAGTGCCCAACGAGCTGGGATGAATTGCAAGTTTGGTTTCGACAGGCAATGTACCGGCAACAAAGCAACCAAGGAGAACTGCCGGCGCTTGCACTTGCCTATCCACCCCCACAAACGCTGTCACCTCTTCAAATTTGGCAACAATTGGTTGGAGTGGCTAAATATCTCAGTCGCACGGATCTGTTAGTCAGCCGGCGTCAACTGTGCGAGAAATTAAGTTTGAGTGATTATACATTACATTTGGGATTAGAAACTTTAGCCAAAGTAAATTTTGAAGTAATTTACCTGGCGCAAAACTTGCGAATTTCCCAGCACACTCAAGCTTTTGCAGCCGTTGCCGATGCCAAAGTTTCCGGTGCTATTGAGCAATTTCTGGCTGCTGTTCAAGAAGAACAATTCCGCCGGCAGTATTTTTATGAAGTGCCGGTTTCAACCGTTCAAGCAATCGCCAATTCCATTGCCGATGATCCCTTAGATTCCCACACCTAA
- the pyrR gene encoding bifunctional pyr operon transcriptional regulator/uracil phosphoribosyltransferase PyrR, with protein MPSNIVEILTADELRRTITRLASQIVEKSGHPSQLVLMGIYTRGVYLAELLARQIQALEQVSVPVGALDITFYRDDLDQIGMRTPAKTEIPFDLTGKTVVLVDDVIYKGRTVRAALNAVSEYGRPAAIWFAVLVDRGHRELPIQPDFTGKKLPTAKEEQVKVYLQEMDGRDGVELIRF; from the coding sequence ATGCCTTCCAACATTGTCGAGATCCTTACAGCAGACGAACTGCGCCGCACTATTACTCGCTTAGCTTCCCAAATCGTCGAAAAGTCTGGACATCCTTCCCAACTGGTGTTAATGGGAATTTATACCAGAGGCGTTTATCTTGCCGAACTGCTGGCACGTCAAATTCAAGCGCTTGAACAAGTATCCGTGCCGGTGGGTGCATTAGATATTACGTTTTACAGAGATGACTTAGATCAAATTGGCATGAGAACGCCGGCGAAAACAGAAATTCCCTTCGATCTCACCGGCAAGACTGTGGTATTGGTGGATGATGTGATTTATAAAGGCCGCACCGTGCGAGCTGCTTTAAATGCGGTGAGTGAATATGGTAGGCCGGCAGCGATTTGGTTTGCGGTATTAGTAGATCGCGGTCATCGTGAGTTGCCGATTCAGCCAGACTTCACCGGCAAAAAACTTCCAACAGCGAAGGAAGAACAAGTTAAAGTTTATCTGCAAGAGATGGATGGACGGGATGGAGTGGAACTCATTCGATTTTAG
- the fni gene encoding type 2 isopentenyl-diphosphate Delta-isomerase — translation MNLPAETQNRKADHLRICLEEDVQFHQTTGLERYRFTHCCLPELDRSEIDLTTTFLGKQLSAPLLISSMTGGTELAKTINYRLAEVAQHYNIAMGVGSQRVAVENPQVADTFAVRSVAPDILLFANLGAVQLNYTYGIDECRRVIDLLEADALILHINPLQECVQSNGDTNFRGLLDKINELCSDISIPVIAKEVGNGISAAMAKKLMEAGVSAIDVAGAGGTSWAKVEGERATDAKQRRLGNTFADWGLPTAECITGIRAITPDIPLIASGGLRNGLEVAKAIALGADLAGLAWPFLQAAAESENALYTLVDILIAEITTVLFCTGNATLFDLKHSGALQRLG, via the coding sequence ATGAACTTGCCGGCAGAAACTCAAAATCGCAAGGCAGATCACCTGCGGATCTGTTTAGAGGAAGACGTACAATTTCACCAAACAACCGGACTGGAACGCTACCGTTTTACTCACTGTTGTTTACCAGAACTTGACCGCAGTGAAATTGATTTAACAACCACATTTCTCGGTAAACAACTGAGTGCACCCCTACTGATTTCTTCCATGACCGGCGGCACAGAGTTGGCAAAGACGATTAATTATCGCTTAGCAGAAGTCGCTCAGCATTATAACATTGCGATGGGCGTCGGTTCTCAGCGGGTGGCGGTGGAAAATCCCCAAGTTGCTGACACCTTTGCGGTGCGATCTGTTGCTCCTGATATTCTTTTGTTTGCCAATTTAGGTGCAGTACAACTTAACTACACCTACGGCATTGATGAATGCCGGCGTGTCATCGACTTATTAGAGGCAGATGCGCTAATTCTGCACATCAATCCCCTGCAAGAGTGCGTTCAAAGTAACGGAGATACAAACTTTAGAGGATTGCTTGACAAAATCAACGAATTATGCAGTGATATATCAATTCCTGTAATTGCCAAAGAAGTTGGGAACGGCATCTCAGCAGCAATGGCGAAGAAACTGATGGAAGCCGGTGTTTCCGCCATTGACGTTGCCGGTGCGGGCGGGACATCTTGGGCGAAGGTGGAAGGAGAACGCGCCACAGATGCCAAACAGCGCCGGTTAGGGAACACCTTTGCCGACTGGGGATTGCCAACCGCTGAGTGCATCACCGGCATTCGCGCCATTACCCCAGACATCCCCTTGATTGCCTCCGGAGGATTGCGTAATGGGTTAGAAGTCGCTAAAGCGATCGCACTTGGTGCCGATCTGGCCGGTTTAGCATGGCCATTCTTACAGGCAGCAGCCGAATCAGAAAACGCCCTTTACACCCTTGTAGATATCTTAATCGCTGAAATTACCACCGTACTTTTTTGCACCGGCAACGCCACCTTATTTGATTTGAAACACTCAGGTGCTTTGCAGCGATTAGGATAG
- the cbiB gene encoding adenosylcobinamide-phosphate synthase CbiB → MSAPRLPFTAAVLPPAAFLDYLIGDPWGWPHPVRVMGWIIQRYSEIALKISQTPLMRRLAGVILAIGLITGTAVVSWLIIDGAHRLHPLVGITLESILLASCFAGRSLRAAAEDVLQPLNVGDLPKARERLSYYVGRDTQNLSEPEILRAILETVSENAVDGVMAPLFYAIVGTVISASAAVPFALAYKAASTLDSMVGYKEEPFLHLGWFSARLEDVLTWLPCRLTVLTLGLISGKPRYIWKMCRQDATKDPSPNSGWSECAYAAVLGVQLGGINYYRGVAKPKPLLGLPVHPITPKSIHQALKLTRYCFLIWLILALAASFKI, encoded by the coding sequence CTGAGTGCGCCTCGGTTGCCTTTTACGGCTGCGGTTTTGCCACCGGCAGCCTTCTTAGATTATCTCATCGGTGATCCGTGGGGATGGCCGCATCCAGTGCGGGTTATGGGCTGGATAATTCAGCGTTACAGTGAAATCGCCTTAAAAATTTCTCAGACACCCCTGATGCGCCGGCTGGCTGGGGTAATTTTAGCCATCGGTTTAATCACCGGCACCGCCGTTGTAAGTTGGTTAATCATTGACGGCGCTCATCGGCTGCATCCCCTTGTCGGGATAACATTAGAAAGTATTCTTCTCGCCAGTTGTTTTGCCGGTCGCAGTTTAAGAGCAGCCGCTGAAGACGTTTTGCAACCCCTCAATGTCGGTGATCTCCCCAAAGCACGGGAACGCTTGAGTTATTACGTGGGAAGGGATACACAAAATTTATCCGAACCAGAAATTCTCCGTGCCATCTTGGAAACCGTCAGCGAAAATGCTGTAGATGGCGTCATGGCTCCGCTATTTTATGCCATCGTGGGAACAGTGATATCGGCATCGGCTGCTGTCCCGTTCGCCTTGGCTTACAAAGCCGCCAGTACCCTTGATTCAATGGTGGGGTATAAAGAAGAACCATTTCTTCATTTAGGATGGTTTAGTGCGCGGCTAGAAGACGTTCTGACTTGGCTACCCTGCCGGCTAACGGTACTCACCCTCGGACTCATTTCTGGCAAACCCCGCTATATTTGGAAAATGTGCCGGCAGGATGCAACAAAAGATCCCAGTCCGAATTCAGGCTGGAGTGAGTGCGCCTATGCAGCAGTTTTAGGTGTTCAACTCGGAGGAATCAACTACTATCGGGGAGTTGCCAAACCAAAACCGTTATTAGGGTTGCCGGTTCACCCCATTACCCCAAAATCGATTCACCAAGCTTTAAAATTAACCCGTTATTGTTTTTTAATTTGGTTAATCCTTGCCCTTGCAGCTTCATTTAAAATCTAA
- a CDS encoding GDYXXLXY domain-containing protein, with the protein MTSNFDKSEQPLLEEKIPAEVNVENQRMTSWEAPKKPLRGWRLWVPLLLQTVLIGSVPAQAIYTHLTGTTVILQTAPVDPYDLLRGYYQTLSYDISNQSNLKKLPGWNDLPGGTTTCPTVKPPAKNTCKPEKYLNSPTELYVILEAPKSPTASGRPQPWKPVRVSQELPTKLPANQVALKGTYNGGIQYGLEQYFMPEDQRERINDDINQAQRNQPGQARQAQPFVVEVKVNAQGHAVPVSLWVRERNYRF; encoded by the coding sequence ATGACTTCTAACTTTGATAAATCTGAGCAACCATTGCTCGAGGAAAAAATACCGGCAGAGGTCAACGTTGAAAATCAGCGAATGACCAGTTGGGAGGCACCAAAAAAGCCGTTACGTGGTTGGCGGCTGTGGGTTCCTTTACTATTACAAACTGTGCTGATTGGTTCTGTGCCGGCACAAGCAATTTACACTCACCTCACCGGCACCACTGTAATTTTGCAAACAGCGCCGGTTGATCCTTACGATCTTTTGCGGGGTTACTATCAAACACTCAGCTACGATATCTCGAATCAAAGTAACCTGAAAAAACTTCCCGGCTGGAATGACTTACCGGGTGGCACGACAACTTGCCCAACGGTAAAACCGCCAGCTAAAAACACTTGCAAGCCAGAGAAATACTTAAACTCACCGACGGAGCTTTATGTCATTTTAGAGGCACCCAAATCGCCGACAGCTTCCGGACGCCCCCAACCTTGGAAGCCGGTGCGCGTCAGTCAGGAACTTCCAACTAAATTGCCGGCGAATCAGGTGGCACTGAAAGGGACATATAACGGTGGAATTCAGTACGGTTTAGAACAGTATTTTATGCCGGAAGACCAAAGGGAGCGGATTAACGACGACATTAATCAAGCTCAGCGAAACCAACCGGGACAGGCTAGACAAGCGCAACCTTTTGTAGTTGAAGTTAAGGTTAACGCTCAGGGTCATGCCGTGCCGGTGAGCCTTTGGGTGCGGGAACGAAATTATCGGTTTTAG